Genomic segment of Arachis hypogaea cultivar Tifrunner chromosome 16, arahy.Tifrunner.gnm2.J5K5, whole genome shotgun sequence:
ACGAAGCCGCAAGCCAACACTtcggaaaaaatttaaaaataaaaaaagaacaaaaaacatTTCAATGTACAACCCATGGTATAATTCTTACAAATCAGTGATACTTGGGTGCATTAAGGATTTCAGATCaggcataaaaaaataaagtattaattACTCTCCTAGTTTCTATAGTTTCAACGAattttcaattatgtccctatatattttctcttttcaattgggtccagtaccatatcagattttgtaactaAGTTCTTACCTTAACAAAAACATTGGAGTTAAGGAAATATTCCGTTAAACAAAAAGAATATGCCTAACACTTGATTAAATATTATGTTAAACAAAATGAATATGCCTAACACTTAACTAAATATTCCATTAATTTCAACGTTTTTGTCGCAATagggacttaattataaaatctgaTATGATATAGTAACCCaattgcaaagaaaaaaaaagtatagaaacctaattaaaCATTTGGTGAAATTATAAGGATCAGcggagtaattaaacctaaaataagCTAGTTATATTTATGACTTTATCCATCATATCCTTGTACATTTTTTCAACATAAGATATATCAACATATTTatcacaaattaaaattaattaaaccatttaaatttaaaataaagaacagTTAAATACTTAATTTAAGGATTTAAATaactaattgaaaaaaattatgtttatcataactatttttataatttattataacaaaaaataaatattatcaatTATATGAAATTTTTGATAATTACTCTTTATTTCATCAAAACAAAATCTTGTGCATATTatataaatgaataataataataataatagatattatttagtatttaatattAACTATAAATTCAAATGTATTATACttaaaaataaatgatattttatatgtgaatttattactctaataatatttttgttagacTTCATACTTTCATGTCTTTTACCATTAGACTTGCCAAAGGGAGCCTTATTTCATGATCATGCCCTATCCAAGGATGGAGATTCTCTTGTAAAGAACATTAAATATGCAAAACACGTTTTGCGACAGAATGAACACAACGATCTTGAAATCAAATATGATTTTTGACCATCTATGTTTCCATCCATTATGTATGATCAGGTAaaaaggaaaaagtaaatttcatttcttttattttttaacaatgcTGAGTAAATAACAGATAACATAAAAGTTTAAGACTAAGTTTGAACTTTAATGCCTAACAATTTTCAGAGTGATTGTTGCTTCTTACCGAGTAGTTAATTTAGTCAGTCATGAACTTTAAAGTGGTTATTTCTTAAAAGATGTACAATGATTTGTCCAAAATCTCAACAGACATCTCAACAGATACTTATTTAATATAGAACAGGAGACTAAATACTAACCACAGATAATTCAAATGCCTGCATGGTAGAAACGTCTCGCCAATTAACGTTGAAATATTCCAGTATGTGCTCAAGAAGCCTTGCACCAAGAGCCTTGACATTTTTCTGTACATGAAAGCACATGGTCGGGTAAGCACTTTACAAAAATCTCTTgcattttatgtatttatttatttaagtttaaTAGTTAAAACATGTCAGCTGTTACGTAAATAAGTTAATCATGATAATGAATGATTTATAGACAATAAtgtaatataaaatcaaattcctgCCTTATTTTAAGTGACATATTTTAGGAATGCCATTGACTTCTAGAAACAACAACAAAACCTTGGTGGGATCAGATACATAGGTAGAAAATGTATCATGTCTGTAGTTAGATCGTTCACAGAGAAATCTCACTTAAATTTCATGcaaaatatttgtatattttaaggTCTTCTCTCTCTAACCACTGTTTATCTTATATCTGATATACCCTCCTAATTGGATGCTCTACTGATCTTCTCCCCACATGTCTAAACCACCTAGGAAGGGGATTCCACCATTTTTTCAACAATGAAGGCTACTCcaactttctctctcatcttcgtTATCATGTCCATACATGTATAGCCGTTGATCCCTATGAAGCACAGATACTTCGCTGAGGTTGCCGTGtccgcgtgtcggacacattttgaACACGACCGTCATCCGACACGCATGTCTTCCATGTCTAaccatatcttaataaaaaataaaaagtgcttcTCTAGACATGCTTAGAATACCCAAATATCACCATGTGTCAATGTGTCCAGCCTTATTCTTAACTTGTCATTTCTTGAAATaagtttagaaatagtatatattatttattaaataaagttattttaaacattttatataattaaaaaagatataaaaagagttaaaacatttatattttaatatcaataaaatgttaaaattttcttataatttatctaaaaaatattttacatttcaTATATATGTCATATCCCTGTCTtacacaaatttaaaattcatgtgtcCGCGTGTACCGTGTTATATCACGTTTCGTGCCTGTGTCAATGTTTGTGCTTCATAGGTTGATCCATCCAATCATCCTCATTTCGGTCACACTATACTTATGTTCATCATTTGTTGCCGAAACATTTTGATCCATAGAACATGACTAGTCTAACAATAGTGCGATAAAATTTACCCTCAAGTTTTAAAGGTaattttgtggcatataaaatCCAAAGTACTCTGCCATTTTGACTAATCCACTTAAACTCTATGGTTTACATCCTCTTCTGTTTCCATTGTTCTGAATGACTGAATCAAATATCCAAGATACTCGCACCGCTTTATTGTGTATGATGTTTTCAGAATTTTGACTTCTGTGCTAGTGTTTCTCCTTCTCATGTTGAACTTACATTCTATATACTTCGTCTTGGTACAACTTACCATGTGCCTATCTCCACAAATCTAGCTTTACATTTAAAACTTCTCACCATTCTCCCATAAGGACAAAATTATCAACAAAGCATCCATTATAGTACAGGTTATTAGATATGTTCATTGAGCACCTTAAAAACCAATGTGAAAGGGAATGGACTTAAAAATGATCCTTGGTATAATCTTACACCAAAAGAAAATTCCTATGTTACCCCACATTGGGTTCTCACACTAGTTATAACTTCCTTGTACTCCTCCTTAATTGTATAAATATATGCAATCCTTACTCCCTTCTCCAAATTCTTCCATAAGACCTCTCTTCATATCCAATAGTACACCGTTTCCAATTCAATAAACATGTATAAATCCTTATTGTTATTCTAAAACCTTTCCATCATTCTATATAAAGCTTCCATGGTAAATCTACTAACATAAAACCAAATTGGTTATCAGAAACCTAAGTCTCTTATCTCAACCTCCATTTTATCGCTTTCTCCCATAACTTCATATATCGCACATAAGCTTGATTTCTCTGTAATTTCCACAATTTTCTATATCTCATATATTATTATAGAGACACCAAGATATTCCACCTCTATTCATGTAGCCTCTTTTTAGACCTTTAAATCTCATTCATTTAGATAAACAATAAATACCAAAAAACTCTTTATATAAGATTTAGGTTCCAATAATTTCCACAAAGGTCCTTTCACTCTTTTTGGAGGGATATCAATCCCAATGTTTGGACTCAGCTTGGTCTTGGTCTTTGTTAGGTACCAGGCCAATCTCAAATTGGGTCCTCATTGAAATTGTTGATATGAGATGATAGAGAATGATAGGTAACCTTTTGTAAATAACTGCTGATTCAGCACTCTATTTAGATGAAAGAGGATTTTAGGAACTGTTGGGAAGAGAAATATGGACAGAGGCAACGGAGTGTAGGAGGGGTTTAAGAAAAAATTTGGAAGGACTTGGAAAAGATGAAGGGACCGTCTCACACACATGCTTATGAGCTAACTTCCCACCAGAATTCAGCCCCATCTCAAAAATATCACAGATGTTCTATTCCTTGGGCTTAGATAACTGGCACCTATCAGTCCCcaaaggctgcgtttgttttttgAGACAGGATACAAAGACATAGATAGTGAATGTTTAAAAAGCGTTTGGAAGTAGAGACAAAGACACTGGACACATTTTCTCCAGAACCATTCTTTACTTTTTTGTCCTCTCTTTTATGAAGGAGAATGATGGACATGGGATTTAAGAAGGTAGACGcggatttttttatgaaaattcttttcctttttgtccatagatattttttgttattCTACTGTTACCCCCTTCTTATTTTCCCTAATTTGAGCTTCTTCTATGCCCAGTCGTTCTCAGAAAGGTACTCTCTTCTCCCTGCCCTTTCAATTCACTATCTCTgcgttcttctttctctctttttttccaggtactttcttcttcttgcagAATTTTTTACTTGCCTTGATAATTCTTTCCTCCTTATTGTACATTCTCTTCTCTATGGCATGTTACAGGTTTTCTCAATGGAAGCTTAATTCCTTCTTCTATTTACATTACTTTGTTTATTCTTAATTGTTACTTCAATACCATTTTCACCTTGTTGGTTCATAGACCAATTCTTCTTGTAATATCCTGTACTCCCCACATCCTCTCGTTTTCTATTGAATTAGTTTATACTTGATGcagaaaatttggaatcacatggctattttagtcatttcgcataatattttagtcttgttcATGTCTATCTAAACATAATACAGGATATTACATTAGTGTCTTTACATtatatccaaacacaatacacaaaagataatttttagtgtctctaTTCTATTGTCTCTGTCTCAGTGTCATGTTCTATCATATCCACAAAAACAAACGCAACCCAGACGGATAGATTAGTAAGGAGGAAACTGCAGGGATGGGTGATTCTTGGAAAATAGGGATTAATGCCTTTCTAAGTAGAGATTATACAAACTAAACCCAAATGAGTAGAAAATATAAGGATTGCCACAATGCTAAGGACCGATATCCAAAAGAACAAATAAATTTGTGGTGGCAAAAGAGTATAAAGTACGTATCTAAGCAGACGCAGGAATATGTATTTAAGAACTTACTGGAAGTTGTAGAACATCACAAAGACCTGCTAAATCTGGCTTTGGCAAGAACTCATCTACATTACCTGTAGGCATGAAAAGGAGCCATCAGAAACATGTCCCTTCCAGCAACCACCTTCCCAAtcaagaaaaaatggagaaaaatTCATGATTTTGTGGGCATAAAGAAATAGATAAATGAATCAAAGAAAGTCAGCAGTACTAGTGTTTAGCTTCTTGTTCTTCAaactttttttcaaatatttggaATTGACATGATCTGGCACTTTCCCCTTCCTTGTGAATGTAGTATCCTTGGACACTTCCTTGCTTTTGGGATCGTTACCCTCAGACACTTTCCTCTTCTTTCTATTATCAGCATTATTTTCACTTTCAGATTCCTTTGCTTTGTGATCAAAGTGATTGACAGGTTTTCTGATCCTTTGAGATGGAACAGACAACAATTTCCATCTAGGACTCCTTCCCTGAAGGAGATTACTCCAAGAAAAAACATCAAAACCATCATCCATTTCCTTCGTCACTCTTTCCCCATGCAATAAAATGTTCTTTGCATATTCCCCTCCTTTCTGCCATACTCTCGCTATGAAGGACAATTCATGATGATCAATGTCACCGCTTCCACCAGAAAATACGGTTGATAACTCACAGATTACATCATGTAGAAGTGACTGATCAGAGGCAATGTCTTGAGCAACGACTGGAGTGTTGCTGCCATGTAAGTCATCAAGCTTACTGAAAAGATTGGTGGCACCCCATCGGAGCACGGCATGAGAGGTACTATGGTTAAGCAACTGGATACTACTACCCTCTTTTGCAAGCATTAGAACCTTTTCTTCAACAGTAAAAGATGAGTATAGTCTAAACACTGTTAACTGTTCGTACTGTGAGCTTATAGGCATCCGTTGTAAGACTCTTAAATCATTTTCTGGGTCCCAGTCACTGTCAAACAATATAATGGTATCAACAGAGGAAAGCTTAACACTAGGGAGGCAAGCACGActttccaacaagaagacaaatgCTCTTTCGCCGTCATTAAATTTGTCTAGAGCACTTTGCTTCACTTTGGGCGCATACCCAGCAGCATATCGTACATAACAATGTTCACCAAATCTCCGACAGAGTACATCATCCAAAATATCTCCAATCGATGTCAAATCACTAGTTGACTGCagttttaaaattatatgaaaagaAAGAGATAAGAAGTAAATGAGTCCTTAGGTAACTTGAAAAATAGagggaaagagaaaaagaaaagaagataatatgACCACAATGTTTGAAGTTTTGGGAATGAACTTAAATGATGAGAAACTGGTTTTGTTCTCATAATTGAAACaagggaacaaagcaaagaacgtAGTAAGATGGCCAATCACAAGCACGCACACAAGACAAAGCAATACTTACGAATCCGAAATTCTGCttttaaatgattttttgaaaatccaGTTCGAGCTCAACGAGGACGCTAAATTTATGACAGCCCTCCTAATCATTTTTGGAGAACTATGATCACATTATATAACTAAATGAAACCACATTGACCAATTGAAATATTTATTGTAGTTCATAATTTTACTTTTTCAGTATAACCAACCATGAAATACTGACACATGCTTTAAAAGCCATAAACATATAATCAATGTCTTTAGTTACATAGACCAgtcatcaaacataaattaaaagtatCTCTAGTTATTCATGTCCAATACAGGACATGGAGCCTTAACAACTATTATAATAATCATATAGATAAGCCAAAGACTCATGAGGAAAAAATTAAGGAATAGCAAAACGGCGGAAATGccacaattttaaataaaacactTGACAATTAAAAACTACGATAGTATAGTAaattaaaattccaaaaatcaGGTAATTGTGGATGTATATAAGCAACACTTATATTATTAACTCATCGCATAATTTTTGCTTTATAATAAAGTAACACCaatgcaaaaaattaaaataaagcaagAGACTTCAGTGGATGAACCTTGGATACACTATATTACTTCCTGCTTCCAATTTCAAAACGAATAATGAATAAACtcacacaaattcaaaaataaaagaaatatcaaTAATGATAAGGAACAGTCAAGGGAGTTTAAACGATGATAACCTGAAATAATATCATCACTCTTAAACCACGACTTCTTGCTTTCAAAAGGATTTTTTCAAGAAGCTGCAATTTGCCACTTGCTTTTATCCCAATATTCAACTGCTCTTCAACAGACAGACCTTTATTGATGGAATTATATAGCGACGAGTCCAAGAGAAAGGGATGGTTGCAGCACTGTATACATCAGTCACACTGAATCACTGATCTGTTCTATTCGAAATGCATTGGGAGCCATAGATTTTATAGAAGCGAAGAAATGATACCATAAAAagaggagggggggggggggaggcaTGTAATTAATGGCTAACAAGCAAATTTGCATGAGGTGAAAACTTTCAGCTTCTATTTGAACTTATTATTTAACTTCAGGTATACCTTCCTTGTTGAGTTAAGCAGGCTGCGGAGGGCATTGACCTTGTCAGACTTTTGGGCTGAGCATAGCAGAGTTCTGTCAGAAAGCAGCAATGAACAATACTGCTCAAGTTGCAAACTCGAAAGCTTGGCAGGAACCCAAAACTCTGCAAACCTAGTGGACCCTGTTTTTGTTCTAAATGCCACATATTGATCCAATTTGCTTTTCAAATTGGAAATGCTATCAGAGACTAATGGCTCTGTTTCAGTAGTATTTAACACATGATTTTCAGAGTTGAGGAAGGAAAGCATTTTGACATAATCAGCTCGATCATCCTGAAAATCCATTGCAGAAGTTGTCAATGTAACAAAAACATCAATAGCAAACACAAGTAGTATACCTTGATCTGTCCGCTAACAACCAGGAGCCTCAACTTTGTTGTCAAAATCTTGATATTGTCAAGGTGTTCCAAAATTCTAGGTCGCTGGCATTCATCAACTATTATTGCTTCCCACGAAATGCATCGTAGTTCCTTTAAGTCCTGCAAATCATATTAGCGTTCATTATAGAACATTTGAAAACTGAAATTGTTTCTGGAAAGTATCAGTTTGTACAATAAGAGTATATACCTCAACAATAATATCAGGCgatgataataatatttgaaaTAAGATGCCATTGTCATCGTTATAAAACTCCAAGGTCCTTATGCTTCTCCGTACATCTTTGTTTCCCTTGTAAATGACAAGATTTGCAGATGGAGCCAAATGTAAGAACTCTCTTTCCCACACAGCAAGAGCAGCAGAAGTTGAGACAATGAGGAAAGGCCTTGTCACCTTACAATGCAATGACAATATAAATGACATCACCTTCATAACCCGCTCCTGAAAATGTAATTCAGCAAAAATTGAGACATTCTAAAGCCATTATTAATATTGCAAGATGGAAATTATAGGATTCAAGATGAGGGGTCAAAATGTAGGGGTATCCTTCTAATTcagcaaacaacaacaacaagaacaaagccTTATCCCATAGGAGGGGTCGGCCTTCTAATTcagaaaaattcatatttatttgCAAGTAAAATGTACCAATAGGGGTATACTTGTTTAGGGGTGAAAATGGCATAAAAGCTTTCATGGATGAGTTTGATGTGTAAAATTACACAAGGAGCTCACCCATGAAAATGCCCACCCTAGAACCAGATTGTAAATCCTAAGGGTTAAAAGCTAACATGAATATAAGCTTAATACTATGAAGATGAGGATGCTTGGATGGATGAGTGGAAACACTGGACTAGAAAAGATTAGGAATGAATACATTACAGAGGGAGAGAGAAGGTTGGGATAATACAAATTATAGAGAAGATTGTACAGAGAACGCTTGCCAAAGGTCCACTTAGGAGATAGTGATTGTTACTTGTATTACTCAAGCGAGGTACTCATAGTAcaagttcaatttaattacaaGTCCTGATGTTTAGAAATTTAAGAAAACAACAAACAaataaggagaattaaaaattaccTGGTCAATCTTATCATCTACAATGACAGCACTCTGACCTTTGTGCCAACACATGCAAAGCTTGTTCACATAACTCAAATGCTGACTAGAAACTGCCACTGAATTACCTGAAGGCGGTACAGGTAATTCAGCAAAGGAAGCTTTTCTCTCCTACAGGCCCAAGTAAACCATTTAGAGAATCATGCTCATATTTAGACTTGAGATACATTTCATACAAGTTGTATAGAGCTAATTTTGCCTTTATACATTGAAAGTATCCATCTCATACATGAGTGTAACCCCAATAAAGAAGTTACAAATTTGATAGGATTCATATTGTCATCCCTCCCATGGATTATGGAAATCGTTGTCAAGCAGAAGAGTGCTCATATTTCTATCTCTTACAAGAAGATAGGAAGACAAGAGAAACTCTACCAGAACAAGCAACAGAAATCTAAAACATCATTTGGAAAAATTGCTGCAATCTGAAGCCACTTCCACACTAAACAAGCCATCTAGATTATGATGTTGCATTTAATGTAAGCTCTAAGTGCacgtatttataaaaaaaaaaaaaaaagatagcccAATGCACAAGCATCCCACGTTAACGCAAGGTCCGGAGAAGGGCCACACCCAAAAGGTGTAATGTACACAGCCTAACCTGATAATTATATCAGTGGCTATTTCCACGGCTTGAACCCGTGACCTTGAGCACACAGAGATTTCCATAAACAAATAAATGAGATTTCTGTTCTCCTACTGTCCTGCATCtttcttagttttctctttttatttagaaaaaaaaataaaaaataaaaaaattgcaattcattagatagtgttattatagagtTCATGATAAAACTTTTGAAAAGATGACAGTAGGCAATAATAGTAGATCCGTCATATTTAGCCAGATCAAAAGAAGCACCTCATTAACGTCTCCATCCATCCCCTTTCGAAGACGACGACTTTCATAATCATTTTTGAGTTTTATGCCTTCAGACGACGTTAGAAAGGAAGCACTATCTAGTTCCCATGTAATATGATCATATCCAAGACCAGACCACTTTACAAGCCATTCAAAACAGCCAACTGAATAATTGTTATCATGCCCATCTAAatgttctttattttgctttggtAACACAATTGCTCTTTTTAGCAACAAGCGGTGAGGTATACTCCATTCTTTTTTCCACTTGATAACCTATCATTGTGGCATACAAGAAATTTATTAAGGATAGTTCCAAAGCAAGTATAAAAAATGAGCATTGCTATTCGTTTCTAAGAAAATATAAAGTAACTCAACCCGGCGCTTCCTCTTAAATGCTGACAAAACTTTTGGCCCCTCTTCAAGCATTTGTGTTTCTGGAATCCAGCGGTTGTGAGCATGAGCAAGGCCCAGATACTTGACAAAGTACTCCTTTTCCGTCACTACCAACAAGTACTTAATCATTATCATCAATGAAAAAACTGACTATCTAATATATTTGAAATGTGAAACAAAGGTAAGTGAAATATAATAGGAAACGTTGGGGAAAAGAAACACCACAAATTGTGATTGACCATACCATTGTTTTTCGAAATGCCTTCTCTAGAATCCAAGATGGACTCCACCCCTTCAGAAATGGAGTACGCACCAAGATCTAGCTTTTTTTTAACACACCATGCACAATTCCAGAAGCCCACAGGGTAGTAATTGAGAGGAGGATTCAAACAAGAGGGATGGTACCTCCTTTGACATCCTTTTCCAAAGCAGCAACTAAAATATAGTTCAATAGCAAAAAAGATCAACAAATAACAGTAACAATAGAAGAATACAGCCCATCATATAAAGATCAAGTCAAATTTAAATATGGTAGCACTAGAAAGGGGAGTGGAAGGGATTTAATGGCTTGCTACTTTTTTTTCCCAGGGTCAGGAAGTGTACCAACGGTGCTGGTGCTAAGTTTAGAGAAAGTGACAGGAGAGAACAAAGAGAAGGAGAAACTGAGAATTGTAGAAAATGAGAGTTAAGTTCAAATTAGAGTGGTGAATCAGTATTTATACATAGATAGGAAGAGTGTTCAGCACTCTAGACTAAAGGGGTAGAAAGGTCTTTTAACAACTTAAGTTAGTTAGGGACTGTTAGGGGGAACTTATCCTAGGTGGAAGCTCTTATAACTGCTGTAAGAGTTTCTAGCTTCTAGCAGCTTCAAGTCTCTTCTAGATCTTTTACTCAGCTTACTTTAATAttcaaagaagaaaatatttaagAAATAGGACACGTGATACATCTGGATCGAGTGAGGAAAATAAGAtcctaaatttcaaaatataaaaagaaaaaaaaaaaagtcgggGAGCAGAGCAGCAAAATTCCAGGACCAGAAATGTATCAGAATTTCCAGTCTGTTGGCAACAGCACAGTAGCAACAGAAATCCTCTTAAAGCACCAGGAGTACAACAGAAAAGAAGTAAAAATCACAAGCTTCTTACAAATGTTGGGGTATATTGAGACCCTTGCAACTACAAGCATTTTTCTTCAGCTAAATACACCATGGAAACTAAAAAGCCACGGAATGCAACAAAATCTTGGCACCCCAATTTTGTCTAAATCATCTAAGTATATAACTGTTCCACTGCAAAATATTAGAAAGCTAAAACAAATCCTTTTATTTGTCAAAGTAACAGACAAGTCTAGTATCATTCTCTGAAAAATGCTACGGAGGAAGATTGTCTGGATATGCACAAGTATATTAACTCATATTTAGATACACTCAAAAAATTGGTAAACCCATAAATACATGAATGTATCTTGAATTAAGCTAGTGGGACAACTTATTACCCCACAAGTCTTTTGCGCCTATAGAAAAGGATAGATTAAAGTCTTCCCTGATCTCTACAGTTTTGAACAGCTTTCCTTTTTCCccaataaaacataattaaatctAAGCATAGCACACGGACACCATTTATTAGCAAGTGCTTCATGTTGAGCAGATGTGTGTAATACATTATCAAAATACCAACATGACTGGAATATATAAAGCTGAAATTCAACAATGTCATTATTGCAAGATAGAAGATAGCAACACATGGAAAATACTATCATACAGCACATTGATAAGTTTTCACATCTACAAGCAATTCAGAACATGCATAACCAGATTGCCATCAtgtaaagatttttattttttgttttggaaAAGAAGAAGATGCCCAACAAGTGAAATAAGATACACATATCAAAAACCACAGAATGAAACAGCATTTAAGATAAAGATGCATGCTCCTAAGTGCCCTAAAGTCTCTGTTGATCAACTTGTGCTATTATACTCATGAACTTAAGGTGTAGCAGAGATGACATAAGAACAAGAGCAGGAAAGGAATATTTCAATCTAGAAACCAATGGGATAATATCATAATTCTTAAGGAGAAACAGAGTGGGTCACAAACTCACATGAGTTCACTACCATGTAAGCACTGCAAACATACAAGTTCTCCAACAGCTTTTTT
This window contains:
- the LOC112759205 gene encoding uncharacterized protein isoform X3 — its product is MSHGAPQYHKDEVVRDLSSETNNTLENGPVMHNMIATKADVGHSTSRCGGSEQCKDNTQTGVHVKDKKAVGELVCLQCLHGSELICCFGKGCQRRYHPSCLNPPLNYYPVGFWNCAWCVKKKLDLGAYSISEGVESILDSREGISKNNVTEKEYFVKYLGLAHAHNRWIPETQMLEEGPKVLSAFKRKRRVIKWKKEWSIPHRLLLKRAIVLPKQNKEHLDGHDNNYSVGCFEWLVKWSGLGYDHITWELDSASFLTSSEGIKLKNDYESRRLRKGMDGDVNEERKASFAELPVPPSGNSVAVSSQHLSYVNKLCMCWHKGQSAVIVDDKIDQERVMKVMSFILSLHCKGNKDVRRSIRTLEFYNDDNGILFQILLSSPDIIVEDLKELRCISWEAIIVDECQRPRILEHLDNIKILTTKLRLLVVSGQIKDDRADYVKMLSFLNSENHVLNTTETEPLVSDSISNLKSKLDQYVAFRTKTGSTRFAEFWVPAKLSSLQLEQYCSLLLSDRTLLCSAQKSDKVNALRSLLNSTRKCCNHPFLLDSSLYNSINKGLSVEEQLNIGIKASGKLQLLEKILLKARSRGLRVMILFQSTSDLTSIGDILDDVLCRRFGEHCYVRYAAGYAPKVKQSALDKFNDGERAFVFLLESRACLPSVKLSSVDTIILFDSDWDPENDLRVLQRMPISSQYEQLTVFRLYSSFTVEEKVLMLAKEGSSIQLLNHSTSHAVLRWGATNLFSKLDDLHGSNTPVVAQDIASDQSLLHDVICELSTVFSGGSGDIDHHELSFIARVWQKGGEYAKNILLHGERVTKEMDDGFDVFSWSNLLQGRSPRWKLLSVPSQRIRKPVNHFDHKAKESESENNADNRKKRKVSEGNDPKSKEVSKDTTFTRKGKVPDHVNSKYLKKSLKNKKLNTSNVDEFLPKPDLAGLCDVLQLPKNVKALGARLLEHILEYFNVNWRDVSTMQAFELSVCWLAASLLKHNFDKQGSLALAKVHLNFNCEEEEVTYVYSKLLKFKKEFSSCLQSGICVEKCTSDCETPGLTDLVEDMQNGFHGPLESDTYRHDLQRESPTTVLATHYQTCAENLKIRLTDIGSCPQKSSGTFPAKAYAIPVTSKAAFLEHQSEVFDSSDDPCNVNPATGSLENQINGDDSEVSLINNNEVVETITCSTADVPEVNQHYSEVSAVHGESIMDFPETTFPYMEPSNTDLLPLPQEDVTSFLENISIGEVLPFDEIFYENYNLHEAEPTLQVPDDPPESVPDPLQIEMERIKKATEEANRIRQQKLHQLESDHGMEVKELVAKYQMLLQSISTEVALQKKELDAYYKTVQKNKLLASVLDHNHKEYKREAVLFAEQGLPSAMGTPSSSSTQQREHHPPLMPDQRLEQCLPMIPPHLFTPTEAVNALEIAKTSTAIPEMSPVRECIDPMIQSYVNLNYGCYSVASNPPLEASNSVPIMPSLTSGIPEQQLPLHLPQWQYQ
- the LOC112759205 gene encoding uncharacterized protein isoform X5, yielding MVPLSTTRTSCCFGKGCQRRYHPSCLNPPLNYYPVGFWNCAWCVKKKLDLGAYSISEGVESILDSREGISKNNVTEKEYFVKYLGLAHAHNRWIPETQMLEEGPKVLSAFKRKRRVIKWKKEWSIPHRLLLKRAIVLPKQNKEHLDGHDNNYSVGCFEWLVKWSGLGYDHITWELDSASFLTSSEGIKLKNDYESRRLRKGMDGDVNEERKASFAELPVPPSGNSVAVSSQHLSYVNKLCMCWHKGQSAVIVDDKIDQERVMKVMSFILSLHCKVTRPFLIVSTSAALAVWEREFLHLAPSANLVIYKGNKDVRRSIRTLEFYNDDNGILFQILLSSPDIIVEDLKELRCISWEAIIVDECQRPRILEHLDNIKILTTKLRLLVVSGQIKDDRADYVKMLSFLNSENHVLNTTETEPLVSDSISNLKSKLDQYVAFRTKTGSTRFAEFWVPAKLSSLQLEQYCSLLLSDRTLLCSAQKSDKVNALRSLLNSTRKCCNHPFLLDSSLYNSINKGLSVEEQLNIGIKASGKLQLLEKILLKARSRGLRVMILFQSTSDLTSIGDILDDVLCRRFGEHCYVRYAAGYAPKVKQSALDKFNDGERAFVFLLESRACLPSVKLSSVDTIILFDSDWDPENDLRVLQRMPISSQYEQLTVFRLYSSFTVEEKVLMLAKEGSSIQLLNHSTSHAVLRWGATNLFSKLDDLHGSNTPVVAQDIASDQSLLHDVICELSTVFSGGSGDIDHHELSFIARVWQKGGEYAKNILLHGERVTKEMDDGFDVFSWSNLLQGRSPRWKLLSVPSQRIRKPVNHFDHKAKESESENNADNRKKRKVSEGNDPKSKEVSKDTTFTRKGKVPDHVNSKYLKKSLKNKKLNTSNVDEFLPKPDLAGLCDVLQLPKNVKALGARLLEHILEYFNVNWRDVSTMQAFELSVCWLAASLLKHNFDKQGSLALAKVHLNFNCEEEEVTYVYSKLLKFKKEFSSCLQSGICVEKCTSDCETPGLTDLVEDMQNGFHGPLESDTYRHDLQRESPTTVLATHYQTCAENLKIRLTDIGSCPQKSSGTFPAKAYAIPVTSKAAFLEHQSEVFDSSDDPCNVNPATGSLENQINGDDSEVSLINNNEVVETITCSTADVPEVNQHYSEVSAVHGESIMDFPETTFPYMEPSNTDLLPLPQEDVTSFLENISIGEVLPFDEIFYENYNLHEAEPTLQVPDDPPESVPDPLQIEMERIKKATEEANRIRQQKLHQLESDHGMEVKELVAKYQMLLQSISTEVALQKKELDAYYKTVQKNKLLASVLDHNHKEYKREAVLFAEQGLPSAMGTPSSSSTQQREHHPPLMPDQRLEQCLPMIPPHLFTPTEAVNALEIAKTSTAIPEMSPVRECIDPMIQSYVNLNYGCYSVASNPPLEASNSVPIMPSLTSGIPEQQLPLHLPQWQYQ